A single region of the Sorghum bicolor cultivar BTx623 chromosome 9, Sorghum_bicolor_NCBIv3, whole genome shotgun sequence genome encodes:
- the LOC8082991 gene encoding dolichyl-diphosphooligosaccharide--protein glycosyltransferase subunit STT3A — MAEPEASPAAAGGGGRLRNAFGGVLCAFTLLLIGVVAFSIRLFSVIKYESVIHEFDPYFNFRVTQYLSKNGIYEFWNWFDDRTWYPLGRVIGGTVYPGLTLTAGTIWWLLNSLNIPLSVETVCVFTAPIFSANASWATYLLTKEAKGTGAGLMAAAILAMVPSYISRSVAGSYDNEAVAIFALIFTFYLYVKTLNTGSLFYATLNALSYFYMVCSWGGYTFIINLIPMHVLLCIVTGRYSSRLYIAYAPLVILGTLLAALVPVVGFNAVMTSEHFASFLVFIILHVVALVYYIKGLLTPRLFKVAMTLVISVGLAVCFAVVAILVALVASSPTKGWSGRSLSLLDPTYASKYIPIIASVSEHQPPTWPSYFMDINVLAFLIPAGIISCFLPLSDASSFMVLYLVTAVYFSGVMVRLMLVLAPAACILSGIALSEVFSVLTRSIKFQLSKFFDDSPTSSGDSSPESSTNSTKNENRNEKSETAPKEKPSKKNRKKEKEVAESVSVKPKKEKRLLVLPFELSVMGILLLIVLGGFYVVHCVWAAAEAYSAPSIVLTSRSRDGLHVFDDFREAYAWLSHNTDVDDKVASWWDYGYQTTAMANRTVIVDNNTWNNTHIATVGTAMSSPEKAAWEIFNSLDVKYVLVVFGGLVGYPSDDINKFLWMVRIGGGVFPHIKEPDYLRDGQYRVDAQATPTMLNCLMYKLCYYRFVETDGKGFDRVRGYEIGKKHFKLTHFEEVFTTHHWMVRIYKLKPQKNRVRGKLKKLKASAKTSSTLAAGQKKNPWQ; from the exons GTAATCAAGTACGAGAGCGTGATCCATGAGTTCGACCCCTACTTCAACTTCCGCGTCACTCAG TATCTGTCGAAGAATGGAATTTACGAGTTCTGGAACTGGTTTGATGATAGGACATG GTACCCCCTTGGCCGTGTGATTGGTGGCACTGTGTATCCTGGTTTGACATTGACTGCTGGAACTATTTGGTG GTTGCTGAATTCTCTTAACATCCCATTGTCTGTGGAGACAGTTTGTGTGTTCACAGCTCCAATTTTCTCAGCAAATGCATCATGGGCTACTTACCTGTTAACAAAG GAAGCGAAGGGTACTGGAGCTGGATTAATGGCAGCAGCCATTTTAGCAATG GTCCCCTCATACATCTCAAGATCTGTTGCAGGCAGCTATGATAATGAAGCTGTAGCAATATTTGCCTTGATATTTACATTTTATCTATATGTAAAG ACGCTGAACACGGGATCACTCTTTTATGCAACACTCAATGCTCTCTCATATTTCTACATG GTCTGCTCTTGGGGAGGCTACACATTCATTATCAATCTTATCCCAATGCATGTCCTCTTGTGCATTGTAACTGGTCGTTATTCTTCGCGGCTCTACATTGCATATGCTCCCCTT GTTATACTTGGAACGCTTCTGGCAGCATTAGTACCTGTGGTTGGTTTTAATGCAGTAATGACCTCTGAGCACTTTGCATCATTTCTG GTGTTCATAATTCTTCACGTGGTTGCTCTTGTGTATTATATCAAAGGGCTTTTGACTCCTAGGCTGTTCAAAGTTGCTATGACTCTTGTCATATCTGTTGGCTT AGCTGTTTGTTTCGCAGTAGTAGCCATACTTGTCGCCTTGGTGGCATCTAGTCCAACAAAAGGCTGGAGCGGCCGCAGTTTGAGTCTACTTGATCC AACTTATGCAAGCAAGTACATCCCCATCATTGCTAGTGTCAGTGAACACCAACCTCCTACCTGGCCCTCTTATTTTATGGACATTAATGTGTTGGCCTTCCTGATTCCTGCTGGGATTATT TCATGCTTCTTGCCTCTGTCTGACGCAAGCTCCTTCATGGTCTTGTATTTAGTCACTGCAGTGTATTTTTCTGGAGTTATG GTACGGCTTATGCTTGTCCTTGCTCCTGCTGCGTGTATTTTATCTGGGATTGCTCTATCTGAAGTTTTCAGTGTCCTCACACGATCCATTAAATTTCAGCtgtcaaaattttttgatgaCAGCCCTACTTCT TCAGGTGATAGTAGCCCTGAGAGTTCTACAAATTCAACAAAAAATGAAAATAGAAATGAAAAATCTGAAACGGCTCCAAAGGAAAAACCGTCAAAGAAGAACCGGAAGAAGGAGAAAGAAGTAGCAGAGAGTGTTTCTGTGAAGCCTAAAAAGGAAAAGAGGCTTTTGGTTCTGCCTTTTGAATTATCTGTTATGGGTATTTTGCTGCTGATCGTGTTAGGTGGTTTCTATGTG GTCCATTGTGTATGGGCGGCAGCTGAAGCGTACTCGGCGCCTTCAATTGTGTTGACATCTCGTTCACGGGATGGATTGCATGTTTTTGATGATTTCCGTGAAGCTTATGCATGGCTGAGCCATAACACAGATGTTGATGACAAG GTTGCTTCCTGGTGGGACTATGGTTACCAAACAACTGCAATGGCCAACAGAACTGTGATTGTAGACAATAACACCTGGAACAACACTCATATAGCAACAGTTGGTACAGCAATGTCGTCCCCAGAAAAAGCAGCTTGGGAAATCTTCAATTCTTTAGATGTCAAATATGTGCTTGTTGTCTTTGGAG GACTTGTTGGATACCCTAGCGATGATATCAATAAGTTCCTTTGGATGGTACGCATAGGAGGTGGTGTGTTCCCTCACATCAAGGAACCAGATTATCTT AGGGATGGTCAATACCGTGTTGATGCTCAAGCCACCCCAACTATGCTGAATTGCCTCATGTACAAGCTTTGTTATTACAG GTTTGTGGAGACCGATGGAAAAGGTTTTGATAGAGTAAGAGGATATGAAATAGGAAAGAAGCATTTCAAGCTAACACATTTTGAGGAG GTATTCACAACCCACCATTGGATGGTCCGTATATATAAACTGAAACCCCAGAAGAACAGGGTTCGAGGCAAGTTGAAGAAGTTGAAGGCT AGTGCCAAAACTAGTTCCACACTTGCGGCAGGGCAAAAGAAGAACCCGTGGCAATAG